A region of Vigna radiata var. radiata cultivar VC1973A chromosome 10, Vradiata_ver6, whole genome shotgun sequence DNA encodes the following proteins:
- the LOC106776085 gene encoding B3 domain-containing transcription repressor VAL1 isoform X3, with protein MGSDICVVNGSCTHEWRKGWPLRSGGFAQLCCKCGFMEEWKGDIHEPLSAYENSVFCSKFHHQQTGWRDCNFCNKMRNIENPNGPVSLIKNNSSDRPSRSEGRLFARGVDEGKLMQFCKIIEASESSRWNNAQKDGTISRHGNNNQEAKCSFGEGDIGFSKVVKPSVQPLTFATLENNRSPWEIKNIHEANVQPSLSMYLGNGSGNNSVLPSAGEVVEGRLERKTSPPFHQGQRTRPIFPKPVKSGLTMNVEIDKGTNSQSRVARPPADGRGKNQLLPRYWPRITDQELERLSGDLKSTVVPLFEKVLSASDAGRIGRLVLPKACAEAYFPSISQSEGVPLRMQDVKGNEWTFQFRFWPNNNSRMYVLEGVTPCIQTMQLRAGDTVTFSRIDPGGKLVMGFRRASNSADTQDTSTSAQSNSAKGATSAGTENLPSGSNHANLLLSMKGNVEPKFNGQREHPLLGTGTSGLLITETNGMMTNNTSLQRKVSVLEKKKTRNIGPKSKRLLIDNEDARELKLTWEEAQDLLRPPPSVKPSIVTIEDQVFEEYDEPPVFGKRTIFSTCSSGVKEQWAQCDDCSKWRKLPVDALLPANWTCFDNAWDSRRCSCTVPEELSSGELESLLKTDKDFKKRRSDEKSKSIQEYEASGLEALASAAALGENLVDTAESSAGPTTKHPRHRPGCSCIVCIQPPSGKGRHKPTCACNVCLTVKRRFKTLMLRKKKRQSEREAEAAQKDQVLPKEESDTNETSRDDGTQLEKEVVGLSRSQAEVGESSAAGQIDLNSDPNREDMVDLSAIFFCESEHEYMNQNDPRSYNNELQNGENSSLHTPQSNGEGQRHLSDLRSFASIMWNQERRDEEDSEPNQNQNNLC; from the exons ATGGGTTCTGATATTTGCGTCGTTAATGGTTCGTGCACTCATGAATGGAGAAAGGGGTGGCCTCTGCGATCTGGTGGATTCGCCCAACTGTGCTGCAAGTGCGG ATTTATGGAGGAGTGGAAGGGTGACATCCATGAGCCATT ATCCGCATACGAGAATTCAGTTTTCTGCAGCAAATTTCATCACCAACAAACTGGTTGGAGGGACTGTAACTTTTGCAACAAG ATGAGGAATATTGAAAATCCAAATGGACCTGtttcattgataaaaaataattcaagtgATCGGCCTTCTCGTTCTGAGGGAAGACTGTTTGCACGAGGTGTTGATGAAGGAAAGCTTATGCAATTCTGCAAAATTATTGAAGCTAGTGAATCCAGCCGATGGAATAATGCTCAAAAAGATGGCACCATTTCACGTCATGGGAACAACAACCAAGAAGCCAAATGTTCATTCGGGGAAGGAGACATTGGTTTTTCAAAAGTGGTGAAGCCATCTGTTCAGCCATTAACATTTGCTACATTAGAAAATAATAGGTCACCATGGGAGATTAAAAACATCCACGAAGCAAATGTGCAGCCATCATTGAGTATGTACCTGGGAAATGGATCTGGGAACAACTCTGTCCTGCCTTCTGCTGGAGAGGTTGTGGAAGGAAGACTTGAGCGAAAAACGTCTCCACCTTTTCATCAAGGGCAAAGAACTCGCCCTATATTTCCAAAACCAGTGAAGAGTGGGCTTACCATGAATGTGGAAATAGATAAAGGTACAAATTCTCAATCTCGAGTTGCTCGGCCACCTGCAGATGGCAGAGGAAAGAATCAGTTACTTCCTCGATACTGGCCGAGGATTACCGATCAAGAGCTGGAGCGACTATCTGGAGA TTTGAAATCCACCGTTGTGCCATTATTTGAGAAGGTATTAAGTGCCAGTGATGCTGGTCGAATTGGCCGTCTTGTTCTCCCAAAAGCCTGCGCTGAG GCATATTTCCCTTCTATTTCACAATCTGAGGGTGTTCCTTTGCGAATGCAAGATGTGAAGGGGAACGAGTGGACATTTCAGTTCAGATTTTGGCCAAATAACAACAGTAGAATGTACGTATTGGAGGGTGTGACCCCATGCATACAGACCATGCAGTTACGCGCTGGTGATACTG TAACATTTAGTCGGATAGACCCAGGAGGCAAACTTGTAATGGGTTTCAGAAGGGCATCAAATTCTGCAGATACACAG GATACCTCCACATCTGCACAATCTAATTCAGCAAAGGGAGCCACCTCTGCTGGAACTGAGAATCTGCCATCAGGAAGTAATCATGCCAATCTTCTTCTTTCAATGAAGGGGAATGTGGAACCTAAGTTTAATGGACAAAGAGAACATCCACTTTTGGGTACTGGAACTTCTGGGTTGCTTATAACTGAAACTAATGGGATGATGACAAACAATACTTCACTACAGCGAAAAGTTTCGGttttagagaagaagaagaCTCGTAATATTGGGCCTAAAAGTAAGAGGCTGCTTATTGACAATGAAGATGCTAGGGAGCTAAAACTTACATGGGAAGAAGCACAGGATTTACTTCGTCCTCCTCCTAGTGTCAAGCCAAGCATTGTCACAATTGAGGACCAAGTATTTGAAGAATATGAT GAACCCCCAGTTTTTGGAAAGAGAACTATATTCAGTACCTGTTCTTCTGG GGTGAAGGAACAGTGGGCTCAATGTGATGATTGCTCTAAATGGCGAAAGCTTCCAGTTGATGCTCTTCTTCCTGCCAATTGGACATGTTTTGACAATGCTTGGGATTCAAGAAG ATGTTCATGCACAGTACCTGAAGAGCTAAGTTCAGGGGAATTAGAAAGTCTTTTGAAAACCGACAAAG ATTTTAAGAAGCGACGAAGTGATGAAAAGAGCAAGTCAATCCAAGAATACGAGGCATCTGGCTTGGAAGCTCTTGCCAGTGCAGCAGCCCTGGGAGAAAATCTTGTTGACACGGCCGAATCATCGGCCGGACCCACCACCAAGCATCCCAGACACCGTCCCGGCTGCTCTTGCATTGTGTGCATCCAGCCACCGAGTGGCAAGGGGCGACACAAGCCGACATGCGCATGCAACGTGTGCCTGACCGTGAAGCGGCGGTTCAAAACTCTCATGCTGCGAAAGAAGAAACGGCAATCCGAACGCGAAGCAGAAGCTGCCCAGAAAGATCAAGTTCTCCCCAAAGAGGAGTCAGATACCAATGAAACATCAAGAGATGATGGAACTCAGTTGGAGAAAGAGGTAGTAGGACTAAGCAGAAGTCAAGCTGAAGTGGGTGAGTCCAGTGCTGCTGGACAAATTGATCTGAATTCTGATCCCAACCGTGAAGACATGGTTGATTTATCAGCAATTTTCTTTTGTGAATCAGAACATGAATATATGAACCAAAATGATCCAAGAAGCTACAACAATGAATTGCAGAATGGTGAGAATTCTTCTTTGCACACTCCTCAATCCAATGGAGAAGGTCAGAGACACTTGTCTGATCTAAGAAGCTTTGCATCCATTATGTGGAACCAAGAAAGAAGAGATGAGGAAGACAGTGAACccaaccaaaaccaaaacaatCTTTGTTAA
- the LOC106776085 gene encoding B3 domain-containing transcription repressor VAL1 isoform X1 translates to MGSDICVVNGSCTHEWRKGWPLRSGGFAQLCCKCGFMEEWKGDIHEPLSAYENSVFCSKFHHQQTGWRDCNFCNKPIHCGCMVSKSLFEHLDFGGIGCVSCVNTSQLSTMRNIENPNGPVSLIKNNSSDRPSRSEGRLFARGVDEGKLMQFCKIIEASESSRWNNAQKDGTISRHGNNNQEAKCSFGEGDIGFSKVVKPSVQPLTFATLENNRSPWEIKNIHEANVQPSLSMYLGNGSGNNSVLPSAGEVVEGRLERKTSPPFHQGQRTRPIFPKPVKSGLTMNVEIDKGTNSQSRVARPPADGRGKNQLLPRYWPRITDQELERLSGDLKSTVVPLFEKVLSASDAGRIGRLVLPKACAEAYFPSISQSEGVPLRMQDVKGNEWTFQFRFWPNNNSRMYVLEGVTPCIQTMQLRAGDTVTFSRIDPGGKLVMGFRRASNSADTQDTSTSAQSNSAKGATSAGTENLPSGSNHANLLLSMKGNVEPKFNGQREHPLLGTGTSGLLITETNGMMTNNTSLQRKVSVLEKKKTRNIGPKSKRLLIDNEDARELKLTWEEAQDLLRPPPSVKPSIVTIEDQVFEEYDEPPVFGKRTIFSTCSSGVKEQWAQCDDCSKWRKLPVDALLPANWTCFDNAWDSRRCSCTVPEELSSGELESLLKTDKDFKKRRSDEKSKSIQEYEASGLEALASAAALGENLVDTAESSAGPTTKHPRHRPGCSCIVCIQPPSGKGRHKPTCACNVCLTVKRRFKTLMLRKKKRQSEREAEAAQKDQVLPKEESDTNETSRDDGTQLEKEVVGLSRSQAEVGESSAAGQIDLNSDPNREDMVDLSAIFFCESEHEYMNQNDPRSYNNELQNGENSSLHTPQSNGEGQRHLSDLRSFASIMWNQERRDEEDSEPNQNQNNLC, encoded by the exons ATGGGTTCTGATATTTGCGTCGTTAATGGTTCGTGCACTCATGAATGGAGAAAGGGGTGGCCTCTGCGATCTGGTGGATTCGCCCAACTGTGCTGCAAGTGCGG ATTTATGGAGGAGTGGAAGGGTGACATCCATGAGCCATT ATCCGCATACGAGAATTCAGTTTTCTGCAGCAAATTTCATCACCAACAAACTGGTTGGAGGGACTGTAACTTTTGCAACAAG CCTATCCACTGTGGTTGCATGGTATCTAAATCTTTGTTCGAGCATCTTGACTTTGGTGGTATAGGATGTGTTAGCTGTGTAAATACTAGCCAACTTAGTACG ATGAGGAATATTGAAAATCCAAATGGACCTGtttcattgataaaaaataattcaagtgATCGGCCTTCTCGTTCTGAGGGAAGACTGTTTGCACGAGGTGTTGATGAAGGAAAGCTTATGCAATTCTGCAAAATTATTGAAGCTAGTGAATCCAGCCGATGGAATAATGCTCAAAAAGATGGCACCATTTCACGTCATGGGAACAACAACCAAGAAGCCAAATGTTCATTCGGGGAAGGAGACATTGGTTTTTCAAAAGTGGTGAAGCCATCTGTTCAGCCATTAACATTTGCTACATTAGAAAATAATAGGTCACCATGGGAGATTAAAAACATCCACGAAGCAAATGTGCAGCCATCATTGAGTATGTACCTGGGAAATGGATCTGGGAACAACTCTGTCCTGCCTTCTGCTGGAGAGGTTGTGGAAGGAAGACTTGAGCGAAAAACGTCTCCACCTTTTCATCAAGGGCAAAGAACTCGCCCTATATTTCCAAAACCAGTGAAGAGTGGGCTTACCATGAATGTGGAAATAGATAAAGGTACAAATTCTCAATCTCGAGTTGCTCGGCCACCTGCAGATGGCAGAGGAAAGAATCAGTTACTTCCTCGATACTGGCCGAGGATTACCGATCAAGAGCTGGAGCGACTATCTGGAGA TTTGAAATCCACCGTTGTGCCATTATTTGAGAAGGTATTAAGTGCCAGTGATGCTGGTCGAATTGGCCGTCTTGTTCTCCCAAAAGCCTGCGCTGAG GCATATTTCCCTTCTATTTCACAATCTGAGGGTGTTCCTTTGCGAATGCAAGATGTGAAGGGGAACGAGTGGACATTTCAGTTCAGATTTTGGCCAAATAACAACAGTAGAATGTACGTATTGGAGGGTGTGACCCCATGCATACAGACCATGCAGTTACGCGCTGGTGATACTG TAACATTTAGTCGGATAGACCCAGGAGGCAAACTTGTAATGGGTTTCAGAAGGGCATCAAATTCTGCAGATACACAG GATACCTCCACATCTGCACAATCTAATTCAGCAAAGGGAGCCACCTCTGCTGGAACTGAGAATCTGCCATCAGGAAGTAATCATGCCAATCTTCTTCTTTCAATGAAGGGGAATGTGGAACCTAAGTTTAATGGACAAAGAGAACATCCACTTTTGGGTACTGGAACTTCTGGGTTGCTTATAACTGAAACTAATGGGATGATGACAAACAATACTTCACTACAGCGAAAAGTTTCGGttttagagaagaagaagaCTCGTAATATTGGGCCTAAAAGTAAGAGGCTGCTTATTGACAATGAAGATGCTAGGGAGCTAAAACTTACATGGGAAGAAGCACAGGATTTACTTCGTCCTCCTCCTAGTGTCAAGCCAAGCATTGTCACAATTGAGGACCAAGTATTTGAAGAATATGAT GAACCCCCAGTTTTTGGAAAGAGAACTATATTCAGTACCTGTTCTTCTGG GGTGAAGGAACAGTGGGCTCAATGTGATGATTGCTCTAAATGGCGAAAGCTTCCAGTTGATGCTCTTCTTCCTGCCAATTGGACATGTTTTGACAATGCTTGGGATTCAAGAAG ATGTTCATGCACAGTACCTGAAGAGCTAAGTTCAGGGGAATTAGAAAGTCTTTTGAAAACCGACAAAG ATTTTAAGAAGCGACGAAGTGATGAAAAGAGCAAGTCAATCCAAGAATACGAGGCATCTGGCTTGGAAGCTCTTGCCAGTGCAGCAGCCCTGGGAGAAAATCTTGTTGACACGGCCGAATCATCGGCCGGACCCACCACCAAGCATCCCAGACACCGTCCCGGCTGCTCTTGCATTGTGTGCATCCAGCCACCGAGTGGCAAGGGGCGACACAAGCCGACATGCGCATGCAACGTGTGCCTGACCGTGAAGCGGCGGTTCAAAACTCTCATGCTGCGAAAGAAGAAACGGCAATCCGAACGCGAAGCAGAAGCTGCCCAGAAAGATCAAGTTCTCCCCAAAGAGGAGTCAGATACCAATGAAACATCAAGAGATGATGGAACTCAGTTGGAGAAAGAGGTAGTAGGACTAAGCAGAAGTCAAGCTGAAGTGGGTGAGTCCAGTGCTGCTGGACAAATTGATCTGAATTCTGATCCCAACCGTGAAGACATGGTTGATTTATCAGCAATTTTCTTTTGTGAATCAGAACATGAATATATGAACCAAAATGATCCAAGAAGCTACAACAATGAATTGCAGAATGGTGAGAATTCTTCTTTGCACACTCCTCAATCCAATGGAGAAGGTCAGAGACACTTGTCTGATCTAAGAAGCTTTGCATCCATTATGTGGAACCAAGAAAGAAGAGATGAGGAAGACAGTGAACccaaccaaaaccaaaacaatCTTTGTTAA
- the LOC106776085 gene encoding B3 domain-containing transcription repressor VAL1 isoform X2, producing the protein MGSDICVVNGSCTHEWRKGWPLRSGGFAQLCCKCGFMEEWKGDIHEPLSAYENSVFCSKFHHQQTGWRDCNFCNKPIHCGCMVSKSLFEHLDFGGIGCVSCVNTSQLSTMRNIENPNGPVSLIKNNSSDRPSRSEGRLFARGVDEGKLMQFCKIIEASESSRWNNAQKDGTISRHGNNNQEAKCSFGEGDIGFSKVVKPSVQPLTFATLENNRSPWEIKNIHEANVQPSLSMYLGNGSGNNSVLPSAGEVVEGRLERKTSPPFHQGQRTRPIFPKPVKSGLTMNVEIDKGTNSQSRVARPPADGRGKNQLLPRYWPRITDQELERLSGDLKSTVVPLFEKVLSASDAGRIGRLVLPKACAEAYFPSISQSEGVPLRMQDVKGNEWTFQFRFWPNNNSRMYVLEGVTPCIQTMQLRAGDTVTFSRIDPGGKLVMGFRRASNSADTQDTSTSAQSNSAKGATSAGTENLPSGSNHANLLLSMKGNVEPKFNGQREHPLLGTGTSGLLITETNGMMTNNTSLQRKVSVLEKKKTRNIGPKSKRLLIDNEDARELKLTWEEAQDLLRPPPSVKPSIVTIEDQVFEEYDEPPVFGKRTIFSTCSSGVKEQWAQCDDCSKWRKLPVDALLPANWTCFDNAWDSRRCSCTVPEELSSGELESLLKTDKDFKKRRSDEKSKSIQEYEASGLEALASAAALGENLVDTAESSAGPTTKHPRHRPGCSCIVCIQPPSGKGRHKPTCACNVCLTVKRRFKTLMLRKKKRQSEREAEAAQKDQVLPKEESDTNETSRDDGTQLEKEVVGLSRSQAEVEHEYMNQNDPRSYNNELQNGENSSLHTPQSNGEGQRHLSDLRSFASIMWNQERRDEEDSEPNQNQNNLC; encoded by the exons ATGGGTTCTGATATTTGCGTCGTTAATGGTTCGTGCACTCATGAATGGAGAAAGGGGTGGCCTCTGCGATCTGGTGGATTCGCCCAACTGTGCTGCAAGTGCGG ATTTATGGAGGAGTGGAAGGGTGACATCCATGAGCCATT ATCCGCATACGAGAATTCAGTTTTCTGCAGCAAATTTCATCACCAACAAACTGGTTGGAGGGACTGTAACTTTTGCAACAAG CCTATCCACTGTGGTTGCATGGTATCTAAATCTTTGTTCGAGCATCTTGACTTTGGTGGTATAGGATGTGTTAGCTGTGTAAATACTAGCCAACTTAGTACG ATGAGGAATATTGAAAATCCAAATGGACCTGtttcattgataaaaaataattcaagtgATCGGCCTTCTCGTTCTGAGGGAAGACTGTTTGCACGAGGTGTTGATGAAGGAAAGCTTATGCAATTCTGCAAAATTATTGAAGCTAGTGAATCCAGCCGATGGAATAATGCTCAAAAAGATGGCACCATTTCACGTCATGGGAACAACAACCAAGAAGCCAAATGTTCATTCGGGGAAGGAGACATTGGTTTTTCAAAAGTGGTGAAGCCATCTGTTCAGCCATTAACATTTGCTACATTAGAAAATAATAGGTCACCATGGGAGATTAAAAACATCCACGAAGCAAATGTGCAGCCATCATTGAGTATGTACCTGGGAAATGGATCTGGGAACAACTCTGTCCTGCCTTCTGCTGGAGAGGTTGTGGAAGGAAGACTTGAGCGAAAAACGTCTCCACCTTTTCATCAAGGGCAAAGAACTCGCCCTATATTTCCAAAACCAGTGAAGAGTGGGCTTACCATGAATGTGGAAATAGATAAAGGTACAAATTCTCAATCTCGAGTTGCTCGGCCACCTGCAGATGGCAGAGGAAAGAATCAGTTACTTCCTCGATACTGGCCGAGGATTACCGATCAAGAGCTGGAGCGACTATCTGGAGA TTTGAAATCCACCGTTGTGCCATTATTTGAGAAGGTATTAAGTGCCAGTGATGCTGGTCGAATTGGCCGTCTTGTTCTCCCAAAAGCCTGCGCTGAG GCATATTTCCCTTCTATTTCACAATCTGAGGGTGTTCCTTTGCGAATGCAAGATGTGAAGGGGAACGAGTGGACATTTCAGTTCAGATTTTGGCCAAATAACAACAGTAGAATGTACGTATTGGAGGGTGTGACCCCATGCATACAGACCATGCAGTTACGCGCTGGTGATACTG TAACATTTAGTCGGATAGACCCAGGAGGCAAACTTGTAATGGGTTTCAGAAGGGCATCAAATTCTGCAGATACACAG GATACCTCCACATCTGCACAATCTAATTCAGCAAAGGGAGCCACCTCTGCTGGAACTGAGAATCTGCCATCAGGAAGTAATCATGCCAATCTTCTTCTTTCAATGAAGGGGAATGTGGAACCTAAGTTTAATGGACAAAGAGAACATCCACTTTTGGGTACTGGAACTTCTGGGTTGCTTATAACTGAAACTAATGGGATGATGACAAACAATACTTCACTACAGCGAAAAGTTTCGGttttagagaagaagaagaCTCGTAATATTGGGCCTAAAAGTAAGAGGCTGCTTATTGACAATGAAGATGCTAGGGAGCTAAAACTTACATGGGAAGAAGCACAGGATTTACTTCGTCCTCCTCCTAGTGTCAAGCCAAGCATTGTCACAATTGAGGACCAAGTATTTGAAGAATATGAT GAACCCCCAGTTTTTGGAAAGAGAACTATATTCAGTACCTGTTCTTCTGG GGTGAAGGAACAGTGGGCTCAATGTGATGATTGCTCTAAATGGCGAAAGCTTCCAGTTGATGCTCTTCTTCCTGCCAATTGGACATGTTTTGACAATGCTTGGGATTCAAGAAG ATGTTCATGCACAGTACCTGAAGAGCTAAGTTCAGGGGAATTAGAAAGTCTTTTGAAAACCGACAAAG ATTTTAAGAAGCGACGAAGTGATGAAAAGAGCAAGTCAATCCAAGAATACGAGGCATCTGGCTTGGAAGCTCTTGCCAGTGCAGCAGCCCTGGGAGAAAATCTTGTTGACACGGCCGAATCATCGGCCGGACCCACCACCAAGCATCCCAGACACCGTCCCGGCTGCTCTTGCATTGTGTGCATCCAGCCACCGAGTGGCAAGGGGCGACACAAGCCGACATGCGCATGCAACGTGTGCCTGACCGTGAAGCGGCGGTTCAAAACTCTCATGCTGCGAAAGAAGAAACGGCAATCCGAACGCGAAGCAGAAGCTGCCCAGAAAGATCAAGTTCTCCCCAAAGAGGAGTCAGATACCAATGAAACATCAAGAGATGATGGAACTCAGTTGGAGAAAGAGGTAGTAGGACTAAGCAGAAGTCAAGCTGAAGTGG AACATGAATATATGAACCAAAATGATCCAAGAAGCTACAACAATGAATTGCAGAATGGTGAGAATTCTTCTTTGCACACTCCTCAATCCAATGGAGAAGGTCAGAGACACTTGTCTGATCTAAGAAGCTTTGCATCCATTATGTGGAACCAAGAAAGAAGAGATGAGGAAGACAGTGAACccaaccaaaaccaaaacaatCTTTGTTAA